From Oryzias latipes chromosome 18, ASM223467v1:
CCTATTAGCTCAGAGTTAGTTTAGTTCTTTTGGTTCGTTATCTTCTTATTATCAGACCATTTTAACAGACATGCACCTTTTTTCACTCCGTCTTAATGCAATGTTCTGCTGGTGCATCGTTGATACAATCAGCTGTTGACGCCTGATTGTTGAAATGAACACAGACGTCTTCGTCAACCTGAAGATGCTGGAAAGTCGTGGGAGGAATAGCAAGTAGCAAACATTAGACCACTCCCACCAGTGAGAGGACTGATCTAGTGTGTTCTGACAAGTCTGCGTTTCAGTCTTGGTTCAGTCCTGATGGATGAATTCTGGtctgtttctgcttcttctctgcaGAAAAGTTGAAAGttgtttcaatgtattcagacaaatgcaaaatgattaaaatgtggAAGATTTGACACACAGTTACATTATACTGGGAACTTTTTATTCTTCTGTTAATTTGAAAGTAAAAGTCTGTTAAATTTCTTCTAAAACTTCTGCTGTGAATATTTCAAaccatgttttagtttgttttcctcaaatgTTCCTCAGAAACTGAGTATTCAGTCAGTGATCAAAGACTTTAAAGTAGAAACTGTTTTGGTAGAAATGAGGtgaaagactgaaaacatttgactaaatGAATAATCATCAGGAATCATTGATTGAAATGTGTCTTTAGATAGAATTAGAAAAGACTATTGCTTTAATCCTCTTTACTCATTTCTGGATTGGATTCTAGTTTGgattggacttttattttgaaaggatttgtCTTTGGTCCAATCAAAGTCCCATGTCCTTTGGTCTGATATCTATGTGGACAGAAATACTTTGGATCTTTTAGAAGCAGAAATCAAACATTGAGAAGACATTTTCACTTGGAGGTAAAGACTCAGATTTAGAAaagtttcttcctgttttctttgtttccaggTGAACCAATCATTGCTGCTCCTGGTGATGATGTCATCCTGCCGTGCCGCCTGGACTCTCAGGAGGATCTGCGTGGTTTCTCAGTGGAGTGGACCAAAGTGGACATGAAGCCTGATCCACAGGGCCGCATcccttttgtgtttctgtactGGGGAAGGACGATCATAACTGAAAACATGAGCGAGTCGTTTATCCTGAGAGTGTCTCTGGACCAAGACGGACTAAAACGAGGAGACGTGACGTTAAAGATCAGGAACGTGTCGCTCCAGGATGAGGGGAAGTACAGCTGCTTCATTCCTGGGAAGAACTTCAGGGAGACGGTTCAGCTGGTTGTTGGTGAGTTTGCTCTGCAGGTTCTCCCTCACATGAAGAACATTTGTCCTGAACAGCaggcaggaaatgatgtcatctcTTTGTTTCAGAGCCAAACGGAGTCAGAGCTCCAACCATGGAAACATCCCAGGTTGACATCATCTCCACTCCAGATCCAGGAGGAGACCGGATCTGGATCAGTCGCTCCAGACCGGCTCTCTGGATCAGTCTTGGACTTTTTCCCTCAGTGATCCtctctgctgtttgtgtttgtgtctgtcagAGGAAACAACCAGAAGTGAGTCCTGAATTCTCTGATCTCTCATCTTTCTGCAGGAATCTTCAGTTTCTAACatcctttcttttcttcatgTAGGGTCAGAAACCTCCTCTGGTCTAAAGACATCCCATCTCTCCAAAGCTGCTTTGATGGTCTTCAAGGATTGAAGAGACTTTCTGAAGCTGCAGCCACATGGAGACGCTACACGCCCGTCACCGCTGTGTTACCGTGGATGGAAACTGGTCCATGAAGACGTGACGATGCTCTGGTTCTGACCCGTTTCTGCCTGATGGTTGGAACTCCTTCATTTATCTGGAGAACCTTCTGGAGCTGTTTCTGCGGTTCTCAACTCCTGAACTCTGAACGTGTGCTGGATCACCGTAAAGTCTGAAGGTCTGAGGTTTAGGACGATGTTTGTGGATCTCAGTGGTTTGAAGTGTTGATCCAGGTTGATCTGAAGTGTTGAGAGTTTGTTTCATGTTCTCCTTCAGGAACCGACCCACAGCAGGTCTGTTCAGGTTCCTGTGGTTCTTGGTGTTCTTCTAGACAACATCAAAGGTGTCTGTGAGCTAAAATGTTGGAAGTTCTACCAGAAGAAAGTGAAatgaacacagacagacagttgAAACCTGAGAGTCTCAGggttttttcaaactgaaagtGACCTCAAGAGGTCGTGTCATAAAGGGGAGATATTGTGTTGTCTGAAAGAATAACCCGTCCCTGATATTTATTATAATAGGAAGGATTTTGCTCACTTAGCTGTGATTTTTTTGGTGATATTTTCCTGAAGCTGCTCTTATATCTAGACTCTTATTACCTCTGCAACAAATAAATGCAAACCGCACAGTtcaaaacttttacatttatgtatttaatcaaTGTGTTGTGGGCCGTCAGGGCCTTCAAAACctctgaaggcctaaaaaaTAACTGAATCATGTTGTCAGTGTTCTGACTTTTCCCTAACAAAGAGaggaaccacacaggagatgagaatttTTGCTAGACTTTGCAGAAGGAGAAGCTTgtctgtcacagaggagttctggcTTCCcacgtcattgttttcttactcaAAGATAGAATTGAGACCATAATATTACTGTGATTAGCGTGTAAGAAAACGATAATTACGTAACCCTAACACATGTAGTAATaatattttgtccatgcatactcattCAATCATCCCAAATGGTCCGTCCAttcccttttattgtgtttatgacggttatgctgcttccagacagacgTATTTTTGCATTGGACTATTTAACCAATCGCATTTCAGCTGTACTTTTTTGCCAGGCAGGGTAAGAGCCTTCAATCTCTGTTCTGAAGGTCCTGTGATGCGAAATCAATGTtggtcattcatttctttcaaccaatcagattttgagatggtgtcagcagggccttctagcaggccAAGGCAATGTCCCACTtttcagaccttctgattggacagtagtttcaggaagtcacatgcagcctcgtccagtttgacacagatcCACAGAGAACTTCTGGATCGGTTAAACAGACTGACTGTGATGTACTCCATGGAGGATTTAGTTAGGTTTAAGGTGAAAACCCAAGTGAAGGCATTTATTATGATAAATaccataataaataatattcataATGTATGTGATTGTTTTCAATGTGTTTGTGCTGGTTGTAGTTGCATGGTGAGAtttctttacagttttgttaatccagtttatttagagaaataaaaatgtttcatgaagGGTTAAATGATTCGGACGTAGCTctactgaaggcccaggtgtgtaatgTACGATCCACCACTGGATTTAAGAGAGAAATGTCACAGCATAAAAACAACTGTGAAGGTAAAACtgtgaaatcaataaaaagatgAATCCTCATGTTTTAATGGTCTGGATCTTTTTTCCTGAGAAGATGCTGCTCTATCTGGTTTACATTTCCTCTggatggaggagcagctgacagacgtttccatggaaaccactTCCATCTTTCTGCTTTGATCTTCTGTCAGAAATACTGTCAGGAAGATGTTGGAGCTTTGATTGGGTCTTCTGGTGTTCCAAAAGAGGACGATGTCACACTAGACACCAGAAAAGTGTCTCCACTTCCATCATTCCAGAGTCCGTCCTGGAAAAACCTTCAGCTTTCATTTCCAGTTGGTTTTCTGGAACCAGCAGCAGAGCCTCTGCTGGGATTTGAGCAGAACAGAAACAAAGCTCCTGAAATCCAGGAGACGACTGCAGCAAAGTCAGACGGATCCCAACCGTCAACTTCAACCTGCTGTTTGGAGGAAACTGAGGAGCTGAACATCCAGTGGGCAGATGAAGGAGCTCTCAGGCATGAAGTCCAACTGAAACCCACAAACTTCTgtccagaaaaacatgaagatgtctgatgatgtcatttctgATGGTTCTAGCGTGGAGCTCCATCCCTGTAGGACTCAGTCTGAGAAGAttcttccagcagcagcaggacctTCAGGAGAAAGGAGttcagaagctgcagcttcaaccTTCAACCTTCAGTCAGAGCTGAGGAAACACCTTCTAAGGTTGGACCAGAACCAGAGGGACGCTTCATTTAAGGAGGAACTCATTCACAGTCCAGAACCACGGAGAAGAAGACCAGGAAGGAGTccatccatcagaggaacagatcatggagATGTTGGAGatcaatgcagggaagcagatggagacgctgagaggaggaagagtgaTGATGCTGCTGAAAGGAGGAAGAGGTTGGAGACACcagggaagaggaggaagaccaaagaggaggtggatgatggagagaaggaggacatgagggtggaggatgcagaggagaaggTGGGATGGAGGTGAGATGATGTCACTAAAACGTTGGATTAAATGGAgtcaaaattctgttttttcaaCAGTCTGACCCTGTTCTGGTcctctttcacaataaaagtccaGATTTATTTTCCTAATGCAGTCTTTAAAC
This genomic window contains:
- the LOC111949252 gene encoding myelin-oligodendrocyte glycoprotein-like — encoded protein: MMSAAEFLSVSGSSLWISACVWFWFCSHVEGEPIIAAPGDDVILPCRLDSQEDLRGFSVEWTKVDMKPDPQGRIPFVFLYWGRTIITENMSESFILRVSLDQDGLKRGDVTLKIRNVSLQDEGKYSCFIPGKNFRETVQLVVEPNGVRAPTMETSQVDIISTPDPGGDRIWISRSRPALWISLGLFPSVILSAVCVCVCQRKQPEGQKPPLV